In Quercus robur chromosome 11, dhQueRobu3.1, whole genome shotgun sequence, the following proteins share a genomic window:
- the LOC126706985 gene encoding ABC transporter G family member 1-like translates to MASLIHSTFQPNTNPEINTAILEMETINRLPSKNKVVRTQLEDGVFLTWQDLCVTVSNKKSGTKSILQGLYGYARPGELLAIMGPSGCGKSTLLDTLAGRLGSNIGQRGEILVNGRKKALAYGTSAYVTQDDTLMMTLTVREAVYYSAQLQLPNSMSKSEKKERAETTIKEMGLQDAVDTRIGGWGVKGLSGGQKRRVSICIEIITRPKLLFLDEPTSGLDSAASYYVMSRIAGLGQRDGIGRTIIASIHQPSSEVFQLFHNLCLLSSGRTVYFGPASAASEFFTLSGFPCPTHQNPSDHFLKTINKDFQQDVEQGLAGAISTEEAIEILLSSYKSSERYKQVRKQVAEIYKQDHGELETKRSHASFLTQCSVLTRRSFVNMYRDLGYYWLRLAIYIALGLGLGTVYHNIGHSYDSIQARGALLSFIASFLTFMAIGGFPSFVEDMKVFERERLNGHYGAAAFVISNTLSAVPYLILVSVIPGAIAYYLPELRKGHEYFLYFALVLFACMMLVESLMMVVASIVPKYLMGIITGAGIQGLMILVGGFFRLPNDLPKPLWKYPLHEIAFHKYAYQGMFKNEFEGEVYPNNKAGGPPIITGEEILRDLWQAEMGYSKWGDLAVLLGMIAFYRLMFLGIIKANEKVKPMIKAFISRPPKQNTQVTVNPSSTPLHREMM, encoded by the exons ATGGCCTCTCTCATTCACTCAACTTTCCAACctaacacaaacccagaaatcaatACTGCAATACTAGAAATGGAAACCATTAATCGATTGCCAAGCAAAAACAAGGTGGTTCGGACTCAACTGGAGGATGGTGTTTTCTTGACATGGCAGGATCTGTGTGTGACGGTATCCAATAAAAAAAGTGGCACCAAATCGATCCTTCAGGGCCTATATGGTTATGCTCGGCCCGGGGAGCTTCTGGCTATAATGGGTCCTTCTGGTTGTGGCAAGTCTACACTTCTTGATACATTAGCAG GGAGGTTGGGTTCAAACATAGGGCAAAGAGGAGAGATTCTGGTTAATGGTCGTAAAAAGGCCCTTGCTTACGGAACATCG GCATATGTAACACAAGATGATACATTAATGATGACTTTAACTGTCAGAGAAGCCGTGTATTACTCAGCTCAGCTGCAATTACCCAACTCCATGTCAAAATCAGAGAAGAAGGAGAGAGctgaaacaacaataaaagagaTGGGCTTGCAAGATGCAGTGGACACAAGAATTGGGGGATGGGGAGTCAAAGGCCTTAGTGGTGGGCAAAAGAGGAGAGTTAGCATTTGTATAGAGATCATAACACGCCCCAAGCTTCTCTTCCTTGATGAACCAACAAGTGGGCTTGATAGTGCAGCATCATATTATGTAATGAGCAGAATTGCAGGCTTAGGCCAAAGAGATGGGATTGGAAGGACCATTATTGCATCAATTCATCAACCCAGCAGTGAAGTCTTTCAGCTCTTCCACAATCTTTGTCTCTTGTCTTCAGGTAGAACTGTATATTTTGGTCCTGCTTCTGCAGCTAGTGAg TTTTTCACTTTAAGTGGTTTCCCTTGTCCCACTCACCAAAATCCATCTGATCACTTCCTTAAAACCATAAACAAGGATTTCCAACAG GACGTTGAACAAGGTTTAGCTGGAGCAATATCGACAGAGGAAGCAATTGAGATACTTCTAAGCTCGTATAAATCATCAGAGAGGTACAAGCAAGTACGGAAACAAGTAGCTGAAATATATAAACAG GACCATGGAGAATTGGAGACGAAGAGAAGCCACGCTAGCTTTCTTACTCAATGCTCTGTTCTAACGAGAAGATCTTTTGTGAACATGTATCGTGACCTAGGCTACTATTGGTTGCGCCTCGCAATTTATATCGCATTAGGTCTAGGCCTTGGTACCGTGTATCACAATATTGGGCATAGTTATGATTCAATTCAG GCTAGAGGTGCATTGCTTTCATTTATAGCTTCATTCCTAACGTTCATGGCCATTGGTGGATTTCCTTCTTTTGTGGAGGACATGAAG GTATTTGAACGAGAAAGATTAAATGGGCATTATGGTGCTGCTGCATTTGTTATTAGCAACACACTCTCTGCAGTGCCATACTTGATACTGGTTTCAGTTATTCCTGGAGCAATAGCTTATTACTTGCCTGAACTACGCAAAGGACATGAATATTTTTTGTACTTTGCTCTAGTGCTATTTGCATGTATGATGTTGGTTGAGAGCCTAATGATGGTTGTTGCGAGTATAGTGCCTAAGTACCTAATGGGCATAATAACTGGTGCTGGAATTCAAGGGCTAATGATATTAGTTGGTGGCTTCTTTAGATTGCCAAATGATCTACCTAAACCATTGTGGAAATACCCATTACATGAGATTGCTTTTCACAAGTATGCTTACCAAGGAATGTTTAAGAATGAGTTTGAAGGAGAAGTATATCCCAATAACAAAGCTGGAGGACCACCCATCATCACTGGAGAAGAAATTTTGAGAGATTTGTGGCAAGCTGAAATGGGTTATTCTAAGTGGGGCGATCTTGCCGTCTTGCTAGggatgatagctttttatcgACTTATGTTTTTGGGCATCATCAAGGCTAATGAAAAGGTCAAGCCTATGATTAAGGCTTTCATTTCAAGGCCTCCTAAGCAAAATACACAAGTTACAGTGAATCCTTCTTCTACACCCTTACATAGAGAGATGATGTAG
- the LOC126706984 gene encoding ABC transporter G family member 1-like: protein MASLLQPNARNHEPNQNSKTLSSTALELEIINNPMQSNRGGNDVVRTMGDEDGVFLTWEDLWVTVNGKKGSKSILEGVTGYARPGELLAIMGPSGCGKSTLLDTLAGRLGSNTRQLGEILINGHKQKLAFGTSAYVTQDDTLMTTLTVREAVYYSAQLQLPDSMSMSEKKERAEMTIKEMGLQDAINTRIGGWGDKGISGGQKRRVSICIEILTRPKLLFLDEPTSGLDSAASYYVMSRIAKLDQWDGIRRTVIASIHQPSSEVFQLFHNLCLLSSGRTVYFGPASEANEFFASNGFPCPTLQNPSDHFLKTINKDFEKDLEKGSDGGIPKEEAIESLKKSYKSSETYQQVQRQVADICKQDCGTLEMKRSHAGFVTQCLVLTKRSSMNMFRDLGYYWLRLAIYVAIAIGLATVFNDVGYSYGSIQARGSLIMFVSSFLTLMSIGGFPSFVEDMKIFERERLNGHYGTGAFVIGNTFSALPFLLVISLIPGAIAYYPPGLQRDAEHFLYFAAVLFVCMMLVESLMMTVASMVPNFLMGIITGAGIQALMVLGGGFFRYPNDLPKPFWRYPFYYIAFHKYAFQGLFKNEFEGLTFPRDNAGGPINLTGEEILRDTWQVEMSYSKWVDLAILLGMVALYRLLFLVIIKTIENVKPIVASFMSARSKQTAQVMVNPFSTPMHGGTIQQS, encoded by the exons ATGGCTTCGCTTCTTCAACCAAATGCTAGAAATCATGAGCCTAACCAAAACTCCAAAACTCTGAGTTCCACAGCTTTAGAATTGGAAATCATAAATAATCCAATGCAAAGCAACAGAGGTGGAAACGATGTTGTTAGAACTATGGGGGATGAGGATGGTGTTTTCTTGACATGGGAGGATTTGTGGGTGACTGTTAATGGAAAGAAAGGTAGTAAATCAATACTTGAGGGTGTGACTGGTTATGCACGACCAGGGGAGCTCTTGGCCATAATGGGTCCTTCTGGTTGTGGCAAGTCTACCCTCCTTGATACATTAGCAG GTAGATTAGGTTCAAACACAAGGCAATTGGGAGAAATTCTAATCAATGGCCATAAACAGAAACTGGCTTTTGGAACGTCg GCATATGTAACACAAGATGATACTTTGATGACAACTTTAACGGTGAGAGAAGCTGTGTATTACTCGGCTCAGCTCCAACTCCCAGACTCCATGTCAATGTCAGAGAAGAAGGAGAGAGCAGAGATGACAATAAAAGAAATGGGGTTACAAGATGCCATAAACACAAGAATTGGTGGGTGGGGAGACAAAGGTATCAGTGGTGGGCAAAAGAGAAGAGTGAGCATTTGCATAGAGATCCTGACACGCCCAAAGCTTCTCTTCCTTGACGAACCAACAAGTGGACTTGATAGTGCAGCATCATATTATGTGATGAGCAGAATTGCAAAGTTAGATCAATGGGATGGAATTAGAAGGACTGTAATCGCATCCATTCATCAGCCCAGCAGTGAGGTCTTCCAACTCTTTCACAATCTTTGCCTTTTGTCATCAGGGAGAACAGTGTACTTTGGTCCTGCTTCAGAAGCAAATGAG ttttttgCTTCAAATGGCTTTCCTTGCCCGACTCTCCAAAATCCATCTGATCACTTCCTTAAAACCATAAACAAGGATTTTGAAAAG GATCTTGAGAAAGGTTCAGATGGAGGAATACCTAAAGAGGAAGCAATAGAGTCTCTTAAAAAGTCATATAAATCGTCTGAAACTTACCAACAAGTTCAAAGACAAGTAGCAGATATATGTAAACAG GATTGTGGAACATTAGAGATGAAGAGAAGCCATGCTGGCTTCGTTACTCAATGTCTTGTTCTTACGAAAAGGTCTTCCATGAATATGTTCCGTGATCTAGGCTATTACTGGTTGCGCCTAGCTATTTATGTTGCAATAGCTATAGGCCTAGCCACTGTGTTTAATGATGTTGGCTATAGTTATGGATCAATTCAG gctAGAGGTTCACTGATCATGTTTGTATCTTCATTCTTAACTCTCATGTCCATCGGTGGATTCCCTTCTTTTGTGGAGGACATgaag ATATTTGAACGAGAAAGGTTAAATGGACATTATGGCACTGGTGCATTCGTTATAGGCAACACATTCTCGGCTCTTCCATTCTTGCTAGTGATTTCACTGATTCCAGGGGCAATAGCTTATTACCCTCCAGGACTTCAGAGAGATGCTGAACACTTTCTATATTTTGCTGCTGTGTTATTTGTTTGCATGATGTTAGTTGAGAGCCTAATGATGACTGTTGCAAGCATGGTGCCTAATTTCTTGATGGGTATAATAACTGGTGCTGGAATTCAAGCGCTCATGGTATTAGGTGGTGGATTTTTTCGATATCCAAATGATCTTCCCAAACCATTTTGGAGATACCCATTTTACTACATTGCTTTCCACAAGTATGCATTCCAAGGATTGTTCAAGAACGAGTTTGAAGGGCTAACGTTTCCCAGAGATAATGCCGGAGGGCCAATCAATCTAACAGGTGAAgaaattttgagagatacatGGCAAGTGGAAATGAGCTACTCTAAGTGGGTTGATCTTGCTATCTTGCTAGGAATGGTGGCTCTGTATCGACTTTTGTTCTTGGTTATCATCAAGACCATTGAAAACGTAAAGCCTATTGTTGCAAGTTTCATGTCAGCACGTTCCAAGCAAACAGCACAAGTCATGGTGAATCCTTTTAGTACACCCATGCATGGGGGGACTATACAGCAGAGCTAG